One stretch of Maylandia zebra isolate NMK-2024a linkage group LG13, Mzebra_GT3a, whole genome shotgun sequence DNA includes these proteins:
- the cuedc2 gene encoding CUE domain-containing protein 2 isoform X2, giving the protein MDLHKIIHSALQEFIQTYITDADLSTLDDVLLSYITGVLEDLGSQQSVEENFDVEDFAEMLEAYIPGFAEIDSVKVCEMMFSLASKLATARTSAREENGIPKARTEEISLKLTSLPSEPPRRETQCLKSQTEGATAKPPVSEWEAQEQHLLEMFPKCSLTEARSALSIAKGDMEEAVRLIIEGDVQLSPTPLNVNHGKSISSLADQKLKESILEKYMLVDREEDKKTHRPVVPKDAPKKLVRYHGNQVVTTKGERYQLVKKDETEDMKKTYVNLKPARKYRFH; this is encoded by the exons ATGGACCTCCACAAAATTATCCACAGTGCACTGCAGGAATTTATTCAGACTTACATTACTGATGCAGATCTCAG CACACTGGATGATGTCCTGTTGTCTTACATCACTGGGGTCCTGGAGGATCTTGGTTCCCAGCAGAGTGTTGAGGAGAACTTTGATGTGGAGGACTTTGCAGAGATGCTAGAAGCTTACATACCTGGCTTTGCAGAAATTGACAG TGTCAAAGTCTGTGAAATGATGTTCAGTCTGGCTTCAAAACTAGCTACTGCTCGGACCTCAG CTCGTGAAGAAAATGGTATCCCCAAGGCAAGGACAGAAGAGATCTCATTGAAGCTCACCAGCCTGCCCAGTGAGCCACCAAGAAGAGAAACGCAGTGCCTTAAATCACAGACAGAGGGAGCCACTGCCAAG CCACCAGTGTCTGAGTGGGAGGCCCAGGAGCAGCACTTACTAGAGATGTTTCCCAAGTGTAGTCTGACTGAGGCTCGCAGCGCCCTGTCTATTGCCAAAGGAGACATGGAGGAAGCTGTTCGTCTTATCATAGAAGGGGATGTTCAACTCAGTCCCACACCTCTTAAC GTAAACCATGGGAAGAGTATTTCCTCACTGGCAGACCAGAAACTTAAAGAGAGCATCCTTGAGAA GTACATGCTGGTGGACAGGGAGGAAGATAAGAAAACACACCGTCCCGTCGTTCCCAAAGAT GCTCCAAAGAAGCTAGTTCGGTACCACGGTAACCAGGTGGTAACCACGAAAGGAGAACGGTATCAGCTCGTGAAGAAGGACGAGACCGAGGACATGAAGAAGACATATGTCAACCTCAAGCCAGCGCGAAAGTACAGATTCCATTGA
- the cuedc2 gene encoding CUE domain-containing protein 2 isoform X1: MQEKVMDLHKIIHSALQEFIQTYITDADLSTLDDVLLSYITGVLEDLGSQQSVEENFDVEDFAEMLEAYIPGFAEIDSVKVCEMMFSLASKLATARTSAREENGIPKARTEEISLKLTSLPSEPPRRETQCLKSQTEGATAKPPVSEWEAQEQHLLEMFPKCSLTEARSALSIAKGDMEEAVRLIIEGDVQLSPTPLNVNHGKSISSLADQKLKESILEKYMLVDREEDKKTHRPVVPKDAPKKLVRYHGNQVVTTKGERYQLVKKDETEDMKKTYVNLKPARKYRFH; encoded by the exons ATG CAGGAGAAAGTAATGGACCTCCACAAAATTATCCACAGTGCACTGCAGGAATTTATTCAGACTTACATTACTGATGCAGATCTCAG CACACTGGATGATGTCCTGTTGTCTTACATCACTGGGGTCCTGGAGGATCTTGGTTCCCAGCAGAGTGTTGAGGAGAACTTTGATGTGGAGGACTTTGCAGAGATGCTAGAAGCTTACATACCTGGCTTTGCAGAAATTGACAG TGTCAAAGTCTGTGAAATGATGTTCAGTCTGGCTTCAAAACTAGCTACTGCTCGGACCTCAG CTCGTGAAGAAAATGGTATCCCCAAGGCAAGGACAGAAGAGATCTCATTGAAGCTCACCAGCCTGCCCAGTGAGCCACCAAGAAGAGAAACGCAGTGCCTTAAATCACAGACAGAGGGAGCCACTGCCAAG CCACCAGTGTCTGAGTGGGAGGCCCAGGAGCAGCACTTACTAGAGATGTTTCCCAAGTGTAGTCTGACTGAGGCTCGCAGCGCCCTGTCTATTGCCAAAGGAGACATGGAGGAAGCTGTTCGTCTTATCATAGAAGGGGATGTTCAACTCAGTCCCACACCTCTTAAC GTAAACCATGGGAAGAGTATTTCCTCACTGGCAGACCAGAAACTTAAAGAGAGCATCCTTGAGAA GTACATGCTGGTGGACAGGGAGGAAGATAAGAAAACACACCGTCCCGTCGTTCCCAAAGAT GCTCCAAAGAAGCTAGTTCGGTACCACGGTAACCAGGTGGTAACCACGAAAGGAGAACGGTATCAGCTCGTGAAGAAGGACGAGACCGAGGACATGAAGAAGACATATGTCAACCTCAAGCCAGCGCGAAAGTACAGATTCCATTGA